In the genome of Drosophila subpulchrella strain 33 F10 #4 breed RU33 chromosome 2L, RU_Dsub_v1.1 Primary Assembly, whole genome shotgun sequence, one region contains:
- the LOC119547212 gene encoding probable ATP-dependent RNA helicase DDX23: MVNDKKRRSRSRERYREDRPAVGNPRDRERDRDRARERDRQYEREKDRRQRRSRSREDRGRRRSPERQRPRENVRERSREREGGGRPGGGGAEKKLKMDSGDGLPKPLIVDDDELRDENDSKLKKEPLSLEELLDKKKREEEARSKPVFLTKEQRALEAIKRRQEEVERQRAAHDAAREQMAAASKVSISMGTAMASGAPPPAIMAPPPKPDRRERGGGRDRGDRNDRGERGDDKRAEDLTHKDKEKELEAIRERYLGIIKKKRRVRRLNDRKFVFDWDAGEDTSIDYNNLYKERHHVQFFGRGNVAGIDIKEQKRTQSKFYGDLLEKRRTEAEKEQEKVRLKKMKRKEDKQKWDDRHWSEKDNDEMTERDWRIFREDYNITIKGGRIPNPIRSWNESGFPKEIIDIIDKVGYKEPTPIQRQAIPIGLQNRDIIGVAETGSGKTLAFLIPLLSWIQSLPKIERLEDVDQGPYAIIMAPTRELAQQIEEETIKFGQPLGIRTVVVVGGLSREEQGFRLRLGCEIVIATPGRLIDVLENRYLVLNQCTYIVLDEADRMIDMGFEPDVQKILEYMPVTNLKPDTEEAEDETKLMENFYTKKKYRQTVMFTATMPPAVERLARSYLRRPATVYIGSVGKPTERTEQIVYMMGENDKRKKLMEILSRKIDPPVIIFVNQKKGADVLAKGLEKLGYNSCTLHGGKGQEQREYALAALKSGAKDILVATDVAGRGIDIKDVSLVINYDMAKTIEDYTHRIGRTGRAGKTGCAISFVTKDDSALFYDLKQCVTASPVSTCPPELTNHPEAQHKPGTVVTKKRREEKIFA, from the exons ATGGTTAACGACAAAAAGCGTCGATCTAGGTCGCGGGAGCGATACAGGGAGGATCGGCCGGCGGTGGGGAATCCCCGCGATCGCGAGCGGGACAGAGACCGTGCGAGAGAACGGGACCGGCAGTACGAGAGGGAGAAAGACAGACGCCAACGGCGGTCGCGTTCCCG GGAGGATCGCGGCAGGCGGAGGTCACCGGAACGTCAAAGGCCTCGGGAAAATGTCCGGGAGCGATCCAGAGAAAGAGAAGGAGGCGGACGacctggtggtggtggtgctgaaAAGAAGTTGAAGATGGATTCTGGTGATGGTCTACCCAAACCCTTAATAGTCGACGACGATGAGCTCCGGGATGAAAATGATTCCAAGCTGAAAAAGGAGCCCCTCTCGTTGGAGGAACTGTTGGACAAAAAGAAACGAGAGGAGGAGGCCAGGAGCAAGCCCGTTTTCCTCACCAAGGAGCAGCGGGCCCTGGAAGCCATCAAGCGGCGTCAGGAGGAAGTGGAGCGCCAGCGGGCCGCCCACGATGCGGCTCGTGAACAAATGGCCGCCGCCAGCAAGGTCAGCATCTCCATGGGCACGGCCATGGCATCGGGAGCTCCTCCACCGGCCATCATGGCACCGCCACCCAAACCAGATCGCCGGGAAAGAGGAGGCGGACGAGATCGGGGTGATCGAAACGATCGTGGAGAACGAGGCGATGACAAGCGGGCTGAGGATCTCACCCACAAGGACAAAGAGAAGGAACTGGAGGCCATTCGGGAGCGTTACCTTGGCATAATCAAGAAAAAGCGTAGGGTTCGCCGACTTAATGATCGAAAATTCGTTTTCGATTGGGATGCCGGAGAAGATACCTCCATAGACTACAACAATCTTTACAAAGAACGTCATCATGTTCAGTTTTTTGGCAGAGGAAACGTGGCCGGCATCGATATCAAGGAGCAGAAGCGCACCCAGAGCAAATTCTATGGTGATCTTTTGGAGAAAAGGCGAACCGAAGCGGAGAAGGAGCAAGAGAAGGTGCGACTAAAGAAAATGAAGCGAAAGGAGGACAAACAAAAGTGGGATGATCGACACTGGTCGGAAAAAGACAACGACGAGATGACCGAACGCGATTGGCGTATCTTTAGGGAGGACTACAATATCACCATCAAGGGTGGCAGAATTCCCAATCCCATTAGGAGTTGGAATGAGTCCGGATTCCCCAAGGAGATCATCGATATTATCGATAAAGTGGGCTACAAGGAACCCACGCCCATTCAGAGACAAGCTATCCCCATTGGTTTGCAGAATAGGGATATTATTGGCGTGGCTGAGACGGGTTCCGGTAAAACATTGGCTTTCCTTATACCTCTACTTTCTTGGATCCAGTCCTTACCGAAGATCGAACGTCTGGAAGATGTGGATCAGGGTCCCTATGCCATTATCATGGCTCCCACGCGTGAGTTGGCCCAGCAAATCGAGGAGGAAACAATCAAATTTGGGCAACCCTTGGGCATACGAACGGTGGTCGTTGTGGGTGGTTTGTCCAGGGAGGAGCAAGGTTTCCGCCTGCGATTGGGTTGCGAGATTGTCATTGCCACCCCTGGTCGTCTCATCGATGTGCTGGAAAATCGGTATTTGGTGCTCAACCAATGTACATACATTGTCCTCGACGAAGCCGATCGTATGATTGACATGGGTTTCGAGCCCGATGTCCAGAAGATCCTGGAATATATGCCGGTCACAAATCTGAAGCCCGATACCGAGGAGGCAGAGGATGAAACAAAGTTGATGGAGAACTTCTACACCAAAAAGAAGTACCGCCAAACCGTGATGTTTACGGCTACGATGCCTCCGGCTGTGGAAAGATTAGCTCGCTCGTATCTCCGGCGACCGGCTACGGTTTACATTGGATCCGTAGGAAAGCCAACGGAGAGAACAGAACAAATAGTCTACATGATGGGCGAGAACGACAAGCGCAAGAAGCTCATGGAAATCCTCTCGAGAAAGATCGATCCACCGGTTATTATCTTCGTCAATCAAAAGAAGGGCGCCGATGTGCTGGCTAAGGGACTGGAGAAACTGGGCTACAACTCTTGCACGTTGCACGGTGGCAAGGGACAGGAGCAGAGAGAGTACGCTTTGGCTGCTTTGAAATCGGGCGCAAAGGACATCCTGGTGGCCACCGACGTGGCTGGTCGTGGTATCGACATCAAGGATGTGTCCTTGGTTATCAACTACGACATGGCCAAGACCATCGAGGATTACACCCATCGTATTGGTCGTACGGGTCGTGCTGGCAAGACTGGTTGTGCCATCTCGTTCGTCACGAAGGACGACAGTGCTCTGTTCTACGACCTGAAGCAATGTGTAACCGCAAGTCCTGTCTCGACTTGTCCTCCGGAACTAACAAATCACCCGGAGGCGCAGCACAAACCGGGCACGGTGGTCACCAAAAAGCGCAGGGAGGAGAAAATATTCGCTTAA
- the LOC119547213 gene encoding cysteine-rich protein 2-binding protein, producing the protein MNRPASWDEPQGPCRYCEMAVEDDNYLECQECRRMVHIKCLPHASTPGDLLGDIFFEFTCVKCVLDKVQDSAVPSSLEPIKEVIVRQRIPWLLVLTLTLYNLSIKQKGLGHHGFFHWRTHIISFVDKNWNYIFGSNVRRRKQWTGSVSGALSHNSPEYFQSGLDVFQEHGWWKLAKPFLTPRSVLREYEKKQLLRLQLRNEKRLPATDETSCSSEISVTDHTKDKTQPIKVEADETNSAEGCARTIPYMGCPPKVKPPPVPQEAIPTSPVPQENTIPPIQEPEEEPQHQPLNMVQASLMDFLAESLGGDDLSMFGSLPGIMPPPLIGVGKSDFFMNEPLLQAPSNSEGLYDMDTSIGIPSTTKEVKGTKHIKEEFTDDTKTNSTEEATTESSEEQKEGEGENDQMDEEISSDFQPRIVQVTNYQAQEASETVKEEPLDEEMLDEDEAIQETSPLIEPCKPSGFVRQPRRNWPWLQEAQESDDLAIPSENLQLISVYEEQKLYQRLHRIVSLEQECQISIPAYVRRLYRKLSLRKWKRDHNRPIFNLDEHIDPLGRARLKMQGHQQAQILDRYQLLAHSRQDARSSFHARLAGCTQYELFESPYSQRVLHPFIFRSETMAPPWLKLMCEMQHRVNGSHPTRSTIDFCFVRPQHIPAVNALLQNSFWPNIDVSECLSYPDYSVVALYKKLVIGCGFLVPDVGYNEAYISFMAVRPSWQRSGIASFMLYHLIQTCMSKDITLHVSATNSAVMLYQKFGFKMEEIILDFYDKYLPLDSKQSRNAFFLRLQR; encoded by the exons ATGAATCGGCCCGCCAGTTGGGATGAGCCCCAAGGACCCTGCAGGTACTGTGAAATGGCTGTGGAGGATGACAACTACCTGGAGTGCCAGGAGTGCCGCCGAATGGTGCACATCAAGTGCCTGCCACATGCGAGCACGCCTGGAGATCTTTTGGGCGACATTTTCTTCGAGTTCACGTGCGTCAAGTGCGTGTTGGACAAAGTGCAGGATTCAGCCGTGCCCTCCTCGCTGGAACCCATTAAGGAGGTGATAGTGCGCCAAAGGATTCCCTGGCTACTGGTGCTCACCCTAACGCTGTACAATCTGTCCATCAAACAGAAGGGTTTGGGCCATCACGGATTCTTCCACTGGCGCACCCACATCATCAGCTTTGTGGACAAGAACTGGAACTACATATTCGGATCCAATGT TCGTCGCCGCAAGCAATGGACTGGTTCCGTGTCCGGAGCTCTATCCCACAACAGTCCGGAGTACTTTCAGTCGGGTTTGGATGTCTTTCAAGAGCACGGCTGGTGGAAACTGGCCAAACCCTTCCTGACTCCAAGAAGCGTCCTACGAGAAT ATGAGAAAAAGCAACTGCTGCGATTGCAACTGCGCAATGAAAAACGTTTGCCCGCCACGGATGAGACCAGCTGCAGCAGCGAGATTTCAGTTACCGATCATACCAAGGATAAAACCCAGCCTATAAAGGTGGAAGCTGATGAAACCAATTCAGCAGAGGGCTGTGCCCGCACCAT TCCCTACATGGGTTGCCCGCCGAAGGTAAAGCCACCACCCGTGCCACAGGAGGCTATTCCAACGTCACCAGTTCCTCAAGAAAATACAATTCCACCTATTCAGGAGCCAGAGGAGGAACCACAGCATCAGCCTTTGAACATGGTTCAAGCCAGTCTGATGGATTTCCTGGCTGAGAGTCTGGGAGGCGATGATCTTAGCATGTTTGGTAGCCTACCAGGCATAATGCCACCTCCACTGATTGGAGTGGGTAAGAGCGATTTCTTTATGAACGAACCGTTGCTGCAGGCGCCTTCGAATAGTGAAGGTCTGTACGATATGGATACAAGTATTGGCATACCAAGCACCACTAAAGAAGTCAAGGGAACCAAACACATCAAAGAAGAGTTTACAGATGATACCAAAACCAATTCAACCGAGGAGGCTACCACTGAAAGCAGTGAAGAGCAAAAAGAAGGCGAGGGAGAGAATGATCAGATGGATGAAGAAATATCCTCAGACTTTCAGCCACGGATAGTGCAGGTTACCAATTACCAGGCGCAAGAGGCAAGTGAAACCGTTAAAGAAGAGCCACTGGATGAGGAAATGCTAGACGAGGATGAGGCGATACAAGAAACATCCCCTCTCATTGAGCCTTGCAAACCAAGTGGATTTGTAAGACAGCCCCGAAGAAATTGGCCTTGGTTGCAGGAGGCTCAGGAATCCGATGACCTTGCCATTCCCAGCGAAAACCTTCAATTGATCAGTGTGTACGAGGAGCAGAAGTTGTATCAGCGACTTCATAGAATTGTTTCTCTGGAGCAGGAATGCCAAATATCCATACCCGCCTATGTGCGGCGTTTATATCGTAAACTGTCTCTTCGGAAATGGAAAAGGGACCATAATCGCCCCATATTTAACCTGGATGAGCACATAGATCCCTTGGGCAGAGCACGCTTAAAGATGCAGGGTCATCAGCAGGCTCAAATACTGGATAGATATCAACTTTTGGCCCATTCGCGGCAGGATGCAAGAAGTTCCTTCCACGCCCGTCTGGCGGGATGTACTCAGTACGAGCTTTTTGAGTCGCCCTACTCTCAGAGAGTTCTCCATCCCTTTATCTTCCGGAGCGAAACGATGGCTCCTCCATGGCTAAAACTCATGTGCGAGATGCAGCATCGCGTGAACGGATCTCATCCCACGAGATCCACTATCGACTTTTGCTTTGTGAGACCGCAGCACATTCCAGCAGTGAACGCATTGCTACAGAACTCCTTTTGGCCAAATATTGATG TGAGTGAGTGTCTCAGCTATCCGGACTACAGTGTAGTGGCCCTGTACAAAAAACTAGTCATCGGCTGTGGATTCCTGGTGCCCGATGTAGGTTATAATGAAGCCTATATCTCCTTCATGGCAGTGCGTCCTAGTTGGCAACGCAGTGGCATCGCCAGCTTTATGCTGTACCATCTCATCCAGACGTGTATGTCCAAGGACATAACGTTGCATGTCTCTGCCACCAACTCCGCCGTAATGTTGTACCAGAAGTTCGGCTTTAAGATGGAGGAAATCATCCTTGACTTCTATGACAAGTACTTGCCTCTGGACTCCAAGCAGAGCAGAAATGCCTTCTTCTTGAGATTACAGAGATGA
- the LOC119547167 gene encoding intraflagellar transport protein 46, producing the protein MAMNFYDEEITISGPDSKHLSSVQMEPRNGGPGGGRGEATGGGAMGGERGAGGATGGAQRAAAGRHRRMQFQSNSTDDDGLLQDIIDHDDEAEDSDDDDDSEMQLPQGMTMGVGMTGLVPGPHPQKRPGSNRSSKQVPDDTMSSGSEEAAMSGGLGSGGARGGAKLPHHKLTLPMRSSAGGAGRSERQEEQSFNMSPDKWEELSLPGELKELFPYIVKYTPQTIDTPFHLQPFIPEFVPAVGDVDALLKVQAPPLLQPQRQKELNDHLEKLGLWLLDEPSGTQSEPSLLNMKLRSVLSGSMGRNPRHATSASLIPTARSGKDIDKWISEVEQVHMTQAMYDAQPRKDIDALLEDWPRSFGDNETKNALDQAYRSCLQQNISLADYVRVLCERFGVEGPLESQADYIHNVQTLFALYLAASQAWE; encoded by the exons ATGGCCATGAACTTCTACGATGAGGAGATCACAATCAGCGGGCCCGACTCCAAGCATCTGAGCAGTGTTCAAATGGAGCCGCGTAATGGTGGACCAGGAGGTGGCAGAGGGGAAGCCACGGGCGGAGGAGCCATGGGCGGAGAAAGGGGGGCAGGAGGCGCCACTGGAGGTGCACAAAGAGCAGCCGCGGGCAGGCATCGTCGAATG CAATTCCAAAGCAACTCTACAGATGACGATGGCCTACTCCAGGACATCATTGACCACGATGACGAGGCGGAGGACAGCGATGATGACGATGACAGCGAGATGCAGTTGCCCCAGGGAATGACCATGGGTGTGGGTATGACGGGTCTGGTGCCCGGACCTCATCCCCAAAAGCGTCCGGGAAGCAACCGGAGTTCCAAGCAAGTGCCGGATGACACCATGAGTTCCGGCAGCGAGGAGGCTGCCATGAGTGGAGGATTGGGATCCGGAGGGGCAAGAGGTGGTGCCAAATTGCCGCACCATAAGTTAACCCTGCCCATGAGGAGCAGTGCTGGCGGAGCCGGAAGATCCGAGCGACAGGAAGAACAATCCTTCAACATGAGTCCGGATAAATGGGAAGAACTCTCCTTGCCCGGGGAACTCAAGGAACTGTTTCCCTATATCGTTAAGTACACCCCACAAACGATCGATACCCCATTTCATCTGCAACCTTTCATCCCGGAGTTTGTGCCCGCTGTGGGCGATGTGGATGCCCTTCTAAAAGTTCAGGCTCCTCCACTTTTGCAACCGCAACGTCAAAAGGAGTTGAATGATCACTTGGAGAAATTGGGCCTATGGTTGCTCGACGAACCGTCTGGTACCCAAAGTGAACCCAGTCTCCTGAATATGAAACTTCGATCGGTACTAAGCGGAAGCATGGGTCGTAATCCCCGTCATGCCACCTCGGCCTCTCTAATTCCCACCGCCCGTTCGGGCAAGGATATAGATAAATGGATCTCTGAAGTTGAACAAGTTCATATGACTCAAGCTATGTACGATGCTCAGCCCAGAAAGGATATAGATGCTCTTTTAGAGGATTGGCCAAGATCTTTTGGCGATAACGAGACTAAGAATGCCTTAGATCAGGCCTACAGATCCTGTCTGCAGCAGAATATATCCCTAGCTGACTATGTGAGAGTGCTTTGCGAGAGGTTTGGAGTGGAAGGACCCTTGGAGTCTCAGGCGGATTACATCCACAATGTCCAGACACTCTTTGCTCTCTACTTGGCCGCCAGCCAGGCGTGGGaataa